Within Hydrogenophaga sp. PAMC20947, the genomic segment TTGCCCACCAAGCGGGTGTTGGAGCCGCAACCCGAGTCGCCCAAGCTGCACAAAGTGCTGGCCCAGGCAGGCATGGGTTCGCGTCTTGAAATGGAGAAAATGATCCTGGAAGGTCGCATCTCGGTGAACGGAGAGCCCGCCCATGTGGGGCAGCGCATCCAGTACAACGACGTGATCAAGGTCAATGGCAAGCAGGTGCGCGTTCGCATGACGCCGCCGCCGCCGCGCGTCCTCGCGTACCACAAGCCTGCAGGCGAGGTGGTCTCTCACGACGATCCACAAAACCGGCCCACGGTGTTTCGGCGATTGCCCAAGCTCTACCAGGGCAAGTGGCAATCGGTCGGCCGCCTGGATCTGAATACCGAAGGCTTGCTGCTGCTGACCAGTTCAGGTGAGCTGGCCAACCGTCTGATGCACCCGCGTTTTGGTTTGCAGCGCGAGTATGCGGTTCGGGTGTTGGGCGCTTTGTCCAATGAAGAAAAGCAGCGGTTGCTGGACGGGGTTCGTCTGGACGATGGCATGGCGCAATTTGCGAGCATCGAAGCCGGTGGCGGTGAAGGCGCCAACTGCTGGTACCGCGTGACCATCGGCGAGGGACGCAACCGCGAAGTGCGGCGCATGTTCGAGGCCGTGGGCCACGCCGTCAGCCGATTGATCCGTATCCGCTATGGCGCCATGATGCTGCCACGTGGACTGAAGCGCGGTGTGTGGGTTGAGCTGGATGAGCTCGACATCGCCAAATTGACTGCAGCGGCCGGTATGGAGGTCATTGAAGAGCCCGCTCCGCGAGGACGTCGCCCTGTGGGGCGCGGCAATGAGGCCACCGGCGGGCGCAATTTTGGCCATACACCCAGCAGTCGAGGTGATGCGCCGACCGGCATCCGCCGCAGCAGCATGTTTGCGCCCCAGCCCAAGCCCGAAGGCGGTGGCGACAAGTCCGGCAAAGGTCGATCCAGGCAGGGTGGGCAACCCGATCCGTTGAAGACGTCGCAAGGCTATATTGGTCAGGACGCTCTGCAACGCAGCCGTGAGCAAGACGCCATGCGGGGCAAGAGCGGCACGGGTCGTCGCAAACCCAGTGGTGGCGGTGGCCGAAAGGGTGGCCGCTGAGCGGTGCCTGACACCTCGCCGATGTAGAATCATCGGCTTTGCTGAAGCGTAAATTCAGCAATCTTTTTTATCCGTTATATCCAGGAAAATCCATGGCCATCGAACGCACCCTTTCCATCATCAAGCCCGACGCCGTTGCCAAGAACGTCGTTGGCCAGATCTACGCCCGTTTTGAAGCCGCTGGCTTGAAAGTCGTGGCGGCTCGCATGGCCCACCTGTCGCGCGGCGAAGCCGAAGCTTTTTACGCTGTGCACAAAGCGCGTCCTTTCTTCAAAGACCTGGTTGACTTCATGATCTCCGGCCCGGTGATGATCCAGGCCCTGGAAGGTGAAGGCGCTATCGCCAAGAACCGCGATCTGATGGGTGCAACCGATCCCAAGAAGGCCGATGCCGGTACCATTCGCGCAGATTTCGCTGACAGCATCGACGCCAACGCCGTGCACGGCTCCGACGCGCCTGAGACCGCTGCCATTGAAATCGGCTTCTTTTTCGCTGGCATGAACGTTTACTCAAGCTGAGATCGTTCGATTGCGCATGACCCTCTCCATTCGCCCAGGTGCGCTGATCGCCAGTGGGTTCGTCGCTGGGCTGGAGAGACCAGATGAGGAGGGCGTGCGATGAAAACCAATTTGCTTGAGTTTGACCTGGCCGGCTTGTCGGCCTTTTGCGAGCAGTTGGGCGAAAAGCGCTTTCGCGCCGTCCAGCTGTTTCGCTGGATCCACCAAAAGGGCGCGGCCCGCTTCGATGACATGACCGATCTCGCGCGCAGTCTGCGCGAGAAGCTGCCGTCTGTCTGTGAGGTGGTGGATCTCCCGGTGCTGTCCCGTCAGGAGTCGACCGACGGCACCATCAAATGGTTGTTCGACGTGGGCGGAGGCAACGCGGTGGAGACCGTGTTCATTCCCGAAGACGACCGGGGAACCCTCTGTATTTCTTCCCAGGCCGGTTGTGCCGTGGGCTGCCGCTTTTGCTCCACCGGGCATCAGGGCTTTTCACGCAACCTGACCACGGGTGAAATTCTGGCGCAACTCTGGCACGCTGAGCACTTCCTTCGCCGGCACCTGAAAACCAGCGAGCGCGTGATTTCCAATGTGGTCATGATGGGCATGGGCGAGCCGCTGCAGAACTATTCGGCGCTGGTGCCCGCCTTGCGCGTGATGCTGGATGACCATGGTTATGGCCTTTCACGCCGGCGTGTCACGGTATCGACGTCTGGCGTTGTCCCGATGATGGATCGCCTGGCGCAAGATGTCCCGGTGGCGATGGCGGTGTCCTTGCATGCGCCCACCGATGCGCTGCGTGATTCGCTGGTGCCCCTGAATCTGAAGTACCCCATTGCCGAGTTGATGGACGCCTGCTTGCGCTACCTGCCTGCAGCACCTCGCGATTTCATCACGTTCGAATACTGCATGCTGGACGGCGTGAATGATCAGCCTGAGCACGCGGAAGCGCTGTTGGCACTGGTGAAAACCCACGGTGGGCGAGGTGTGCCCTGCAAGATCAACCTGATTCCGTTCAATCCCTTTCCGGACTCGGGTCTCAAGTGCTCACCGAAGCCAGTGGTTCAGCGTTTTGCCAAGATCCTGGTGGACGGGGGTCTCGTGACCACGGTGCGCAAGACCCGAGGTGATGACATTGACGCCGCTTGTGGGCAGCTGGCGGGTGACGTGCTGGACCGAACAGACGCGGCCCGCCGCCTGGCGCAGCGGCGCCAGACCACCGAGCAGCCCATTCGATTTGTGACCCTCTCAAAGGAAAAACAGCCATGAAGATGTCAATGCGATCTGAGGTTCTGTCCGGTGGACAAGTGCCTTGTGCCGCCAAATCGGGTGGTCAAAGTGCCGTTGGGGCAGGGCGCGAAGGTCGGCAGTCGATGTGGTTCCAGAAGTTCACGATCGCAGCCCTGATGGGTGCGGGTGTTCTGCTTTTGAGTGCTTGTGCTGGTGGTGGGGCCCGTGGCCCGTCGACCACCGCAAATGGTGGATCCCGAGCAGAGCCAGTGACCGAGTCGGACGAGCCCGAAAACACCAAGCGGGCCCGTCTCCGCGTTACGCTGGCGGCCAATTATTTCGCTGAGGGCCAAGACAAGGTGGCGCTGGACGAGGTCAAGCAGGCGTTGGTGGCCGAGTCCAATTACGCCCCTGCCTACGTGCTGCGCGGGATGATTTATATGCGCCTCAACGACGACGTCCGCGCGGAGGACAGCTTCAAGCGTGCGCTCCAGATCAATCCCCGCGAGTCGGATGCCCTGCACAACTACGGATGGTTCCTGTGCAGCAAGGCACGCTATGCGGAAGGTCTGCGTTATTTTGAAGCGGCACTGGCCAACCCTCTTTATGGCGGTCGCGCGAAAACCCAGATGACCAAAGGCATCTGCGAGACCCGAGACGGGCAGTTGGCCGCTGCGGAGGCCAGCTTCGTCCATGCCTACGAGCTGGATGCCGCCAATCCCATCACCGGTTACAACCTGGCCGCCTTGTTGTTCAAGCGCAAAGAAGACAGTCGTGCTCAGTTTTACATTCGCCGTCTCAACAACTCTGAGCTGGCCAACGCCGAGTCCTTGTGGCTGGGGATCAAAGTTGAGCAACGTCTGAAAGACACCGTGGCGATGGCGCAACTGGCTCAGCAGCTGGAGCGCCGCTTCCCCACGTCCAAGGAGTGGGCTTTGTACCAACGTGGAGCGTTCTATGAGTGAGGGGTTGTTGCAAGAAGCCTCAGCAGGCGATGAACTTGAGCAAGCCCCGTTCAACGCAGGGCCTCCGGTCAGGTTGCGCCAGATTCGGGAAGCTTCGGGTTTGCACATTGCTGCGCTCGCCGCGTCACTCAAAGTTCCTGTGCGCAAGCTGGAAGCATTGGAGGCAGGGCGCTACGATGAGTTGCCTGACCTGACGTTTGCCCGAGCACTGGCGTCCAGCGTTTGTCGGCAGCTCAAGGCCGACCCAGCGCTGGTGTTGGCGGAAATTCCGTCCGGTCGCATGCCCCAGCTGGGTGACTCCAATCAGGCCATCAACGCACCATTCAAGGGTGATCCGGGTGTCGTGGCCTCCAGTGCCATGGGGTGGTTGCGCCGTCCTTCCGTGCTGATTGCCCTGCTGGTGCTTTTGGCCGCATTGGGCCTGGCTGTTCTGCCCGCCTGGAAGGATTTGCCGGGACAAGATGCCTGGAATTCGTTCACGTCGTGGTTCGAAAGCAGCACGGCGCCCGCGTTCTCTGCTGCAGAACCCACGGAAATGGTGTCCGTGCCGTTGGCGGTTCCCGACATGCCCGCCGCTGCTTCCATACCCGCGGCAACGGGCCTGACCCGTGAAATTACCTTGCCCGCCGATGTGCAGGAAGCGGCTCCTTCAGAGGAGGAAAACGACGGTGCGCCGGCAAAACCTGGCGCGGGTCTCTTGTCTCTGGAAGCCACCGGGGATTCCTGGATCGAGGTGATCGACGGTGCCGGGAAAGTCCAGATCCAGCGCGTGCTCAAAAAAGGTGACGTGATCAGTTTCTCCGCCGCGCCTCCTTACTCGGTGGTCGTGGGGCGGACCGACAGTGTGAACGTGTCGGTGCGCGGCCGGGACTTTGACACGACGCCGTTTGCCCGCAATGGTGTGGCCCGCTTCGAGGTGAAATGATCATGAACGCGCCGCAGTTATCTGATGTGCAAGTCCCTGTGCCGCTGGCCGGTGCGCTCGCGCGGCGGTCACGCCAAGGCATTGTTGCCTGGGGGGATCACCGAGTCACCGTGGGCGGCGACGCGCCGGTGCGCTTGCAGTCCATGACCAACACGGACACAGCCGATGCCGTTGGCACGGCGATTCAGGTCAAGGAGCTGGCGCTGGCCGGGTCTGAGCTGGTGCGCATAACGGTGAACAACGATGAGGCCGCGAAGGCGGTGCCCTACATCCGCGAGCAGCTCGATCGAATGGGCATTCATGTGCCGTTGGTGGGTGACTTTCACTACAACGGTCACCGCTTGCTGACCGATCACCCGGCTTGCGCCGAGGCCTTGTCCAAGTACCGCATCAACCCAGGCAATGTCGGGCGCGGCGACAAAGGCGACCGCCAATTCGCTCAGATGGTTGAAATTGCCGCCCGGCTCGACAAAGCCGTGCGCATTGGCGTCAACTGGGGCAGCCTCGATCAAGATTTATTGGCGCGCCTCATGGATGAAAACGCCCGGCGCGCGCAGCCTTGGGACTTGCGTCAGGTGATGTACGAAGCCCTGATCACTTCTGCGCTGGATTCCGCTGCCAAAGCCGAAGCCATAGGCCTCAATGGCAACAATATTTTCCTGTCCTGCAAAGTCAGCAGTGTGCAAGACCTGATCGCGGTCTACCAGTCGCTGGCTCAGCGCTGCGACTACGCCTTGCATCTGGGATTGACCGAGGCGGGCATGGGCACCAAGGGCGCAGTCGCTTCCACAGCCGCCCTGGCCATCCTCTTGCAACAAGGTATCGGAGACACCATCCGGGTGTCGCTCACCCCCCAGCCCGGTGAGGCACGCACCCAAGAGGTGCTCATTGCAGCCGAAATTCTGCAGTCGCTTGGGTTGCGTGCGTTTGTGCCCAGCGTGACCGCTTGCCCCGGTTGTGGCAGAACCACCAGCACCACCTTCCAGGTACTCGCCAAGCAGATTGACGACTACCTGCGCAGTTCCATGCCAGCGTGGCGTGAGCGCTACCCCGGCGTGGAGAACATGAAGGTGGCGGTGATGGGGTGCATCGTTAACGGACCGGGTGAGAGCAAGCATGCCGACATCGGGATCAGCCTGCCTGGCACCGGTGAGGCACCTGCGGCCCCCGTGTTCATCGATGGTGAAAAAGCCCTCACGTTGCGCGGCACTGGCATTGCGGACGAGTTCCAGATAATTGTTGAAAACTACATTGAAAAGAGGTTTGGTACCGCTTGAGACCGTGGTCGCAGCCTGAACAGGCGTGCGTTGGACTCAGTGAAAGCCGCCTCGAAAATCCCATGGCTGACAAACTCAGTGCCGTCAAAGGCATGAACGACATTGCCCCCCCTGTGTCCGCACACTGGGAGTGGTTGGAAGACACTTTGCGCCGCCTGATGCAGCGCTACGGCTACCGCAATGTGCGCACGCCCATCGTGGAGCACACAGCCTTGTTTGTCCGAGGCCTGGGCGAGGTGACCGATATCGTCGAAAAGGAGATGTACTCCTTTGAAGACCGCCTGAACGGTGAGCATCTGACACTGCGTCCCGAGAACACGGCCGGGGTGGTGCGCGCTGCGCTGGAACACAACCTCCTGTACGACGGTGGCAAACGGTTGTATTACATGGGCCCCATGTTTCGGCACGAGCGACCGCAGCGTGGGCGCTATCGCCAGTTTCACCAGGTTGGTGCAGAAGCGCTCGGCTTCGTCGGTCCCGATGTGGATGCCGAGCTCGTGGTGTTGGCCTGCGATCTCTGGCGCGAGCTGGGGCTGGAAGGCATCGAGCTGGAAATCAACAGCCTGGGCCAACCGGCCGAGCGGCAGGCCCACCGCCAGGCTTTGATCACCCACCTGGAATTGCATGCAGATGTGCTGGATGAGGATGCAAAGCGGCGCCTGCACAGCAACCCGTTGCGGATCCTGGACACCAAAAATCCAGCCATGCAGGCTGTGGTCAATGCCGCTCCGCACCTGATGGATTTTCTGGGCGCCGAGTCGCTGGCTCACTTCACCCGCTTCCGCGAGTTGCTGGACGCACACGGCGTGGCCTACCGGATCAATCCCCGTCTGGTCCGTGGCATGGACTACTACAACCTCAGTGTGTTTGAGTTTGTCACCACGCAGCTGGGTTCTCAGGGCACCGTCTGTGCCGGCGGACGCTACGACGGCCTGTTCGAGCAGGTGGGCGGGAAGCCCGCTCCGGCTGTGGGTTGGGCGCTGGGTATGGAGCGAATCCTGG encodes:
- a CDS encoding pseudouridine synthase gives rise to the protein MTPVPKKTPKPDPSSPGAVEDPSVAGASEAPAEDSVPSHAGTDALRFDDVISGAFDAVQEQEIPLPTKRVLEPQPESPKLHKVLAQAGMGSRLEMEKMILEGRISVNGEPAHVGQRIQYNDVIKVNGKQVRVRMTPPPPRVLAYHKPAGEVVSHDDPQNRPTVFRRLPKLYQGKWQSVGRLDLNTEGLLLLTSSGELANRLMHPRFGLQREYAVRVLGALSNEEKQRLLDGVRLDDGMAQFASIEAGGGEGANCWYRVTIGEGRNREVRRMFEAVGHAVSRLIRIRYGAMMLPRGLKRGVWVELDELDIAKLTAAAGMEVIEEPAPRGRRPVGRGNEATGGRNFGHTPSSRGDAPTGIRRSSMFAPQPKPEGGGDKSGKGRSRQGGQPDPLKTSQGYIGQDALQRSREQDAMRGKSGTGRRKPSGGGGRKGGR
- the ndk gene encoding nucleoside-diphosphate kinase, yielding MAIERTLSIIKPDAVAKNVVGQIYARFEAAGLKVVAARMAHLSRGEAEAFYAVHKARPFFKDLVDFMISGPVMIQALEGEGAIAKNRDLMGATDPKKADAGTIRADFADSIDANAVHGSDAPETAAIEIGFFFAGMNVYSS
- the rlmN gene encoding 23S rRNA (adenine(2503)-C(2))-methyltransferase RlmN; its protein translation is MKTNLLEFDLAGLSAFCEQLGEKRFRAVQLFRWIHQKGAARFDDMTDLARSLREKLPSVCEVVDLPVLSRQESTDGTIKWLFDVGGGNAVETVFIPEDDRGTLCISSQAGCAVGCRFCSTGHQGFSRNLTTGEILAQLWHAEHFLRRHLKTSERVISNVVMMGMGEPLQNYSALVPALRVMLDDHGYGLSRRRVTVSTSGVVPMMDRLAQDVPVAMAVSLHAPTDALRDSLVPLNLKYPIAELMDACLRYLPAAPRDFITFEYCMLDGVNDQPEHAEALLALVKTHGGRGVPCKINLIPFNPFPDSGLKCSPKPVVQRFAKILVDGGLVTTVRKTRGDDIDAACGQLAGDVLDRTDAARRLAQRRQTTEQPIRFVTLSKEKQP
- the pilW gene encoding type IV pilus biogenesis/stability protein PilW is translated as MKMSMRSEVLSGGQVPCAAKSGGQSAVGAGREGRQSMWFQKFTIAALMGAGVLLLSACAGGGARGPSTTANGGSRAEPVTESDEPENTKRARLRVTLAANYFAEGQDKVALDEVKQALVAESNYAPAYVLRGMIYMRLNDDVRAEDSFKRALQINPRESDALHNYGWFLCSKARYAEGLRYFEAALANPLYGGRAKTQMTKGICETRDGQLAAAEASFVHAYELDAANPITGYNLAALLFKRKEDSRAQFYIRRLNNSELANAESLWLGIKVEQRLKDTVAMAQLAQQLERRFPTSKEWALYQRGAFYE
- a CDS encoding helix-turn-helix domain-containing protein gives rise to the protein MSEGLLQEASAGDELEQAPFNAGPPVRLRQIREASGLHIAALAASLKVPVRKLEALEAGRYDELPDLTFARALASSVCRQLKADPALVLAEIPSGRMPQLGDSNQAINAPFKGDPGVVASSAMGWLRRPSVLIALLVLLAALGLAVLPAWKDLPGQDAWNSFTSWFESSTAPAFSAAEPTEMVSVPLAVPDMPAAASIPAATGLTREITLPADVQEAAPSEEENDGAPAKPGAGLLSLEATGDSWIEVIDGAGKVQIQRVLKKGDVISFSAAPPYSVVVGRTDSVNVSVRGRDFDTTPFARNGVARFEVK
- the ispG gene encoding flavodoxin-dependent (E)-4-hydroxy-3-methylbut-2-enyl-diphosphate synthase, with the translated sequence MNAPQLSDVQVPVPLAGALARRSRQGIVAWGDHRVTVGGDAPVRLQSMTNTDTADAVGTAIQVKELALAGSELVRITVNNDEAAKAVPYIREQLDRMGIHVPLVGDFHYNGHRLLTDHPACAEALSKYRINPGNVGRGDKGDRQFAQMVEIAARLDKAVRIGVNWGSLDQDLLARLMDENARRAQPWDLRQVMYEALITSALDSAAKAEAIGLNGNNIFLSCKVSSVQDLIAVYQSLAQRCDYALHLGLTEAGMGTKGAVASTAALAILLQQGIGDTIRVSLTPQPGEARTQEVLIAAEILQSLGLRAFVPSVTACPGCGRTTSTTFQVLAKQIDDYLRSSMPAWRERYPGVENMKVAVMGCIVNGPGESKHADIGISLPGTGEAPAAPVFIDGEKALTLRGTGIADEFQIIVENYIEKRFGTA
- the hisS gene encoding histidine--tRNA ligase; translated protein: MADKLSAVKGMNDIAPPVSAHWEWLEDTLRRLMQRYGYRNVRTPIVEHTALFVRGLGEVTDIVEKEMYSFEDRLNGEHLTLRPENTAGVVRAALEHNLLYDGGKRLYYMGPMFRHERPQRGRYRQFHQVGAEALGFVGPDVDAELVVLACDLWRELGLEGIELEINSLGQPAERQAHRQALITHLELHADVLDEDAKRRLHSNPLRILDTKNPAMQAVVNAAPHLMDFLGAESLAHFTRFRELLDAHGVAYRINPRLVRGMDYYNLSVFEFVTTQLGSQGTVCAGGRYDGLFEQVGGKPAPAVGWALGMERILELLKEQGKLPEQPAPDAYAVVPDAASVGQVMPVLRALRQQGIAVQMHAGNADGMGSMKSQFKKADASGARFALIFGSDELAQGRVAVKPLRGPRPEDGDAGAAAQTLQPLDDLAAWVEILRSR